A DNA window from Pseudorasbora parva isolate DD20220531a chromosome 19, ASM2467924v1, whole genome shotgun sequence contains the following coding sequences:
- the nhsl3 gene encoding NHS-like protein 3 isoform X2, producing MSRSSSTGDLVPKDITEILALQASKKKRGSSLGRAFSWFKGSKCKKSLSNGQTRSGGPCGRSGEISTAKQIHANSEASKGQKQDEQRKLTVHYTASQHYQENVFIEGSRPQYLEDLHTEAREGLKILQQEENKNGVDFQDDQTEPEEDTSSKERDESLETDSTAGHSVISASTVSAVSSHAVLTRQGSTFKPLNPVNRLDKTKRRSRRTTIMGIPQQVQRELDMARGTNLQQLPNRERDEDDSSGTVVIPTIDGELPSVNHEGARVHLQNIEVLQTSRDEEFLINHIHSVYQDELNRKLGLGACLTQRPKSLAVPGMTTSSFLHEPQGPVMSISPQATYLSKIIPNAILPAGIDIIEINNDHSRRSASTVSKSSLASASPASSRSGGGTNQGPLTASSNKSHSQSSETVVSNSSTISSKGRCLPTFSADSTKEVSELIPKDMSVTSSSSWKSSDSKDTNHIPDHKELGDAGDNVRNSHSFSRSLSVMKTKLPPAPPQRTFSLHHEKLKWRSRERVDIKDLKDIAPNDEQTCRGLSSSKDHQSTNNEKNSVHSSVLSSLRDFQTSVESSPLSPDQAFTGSHVGINNSAPKKTGECDENKFDRTLSPSSGYSSQSGTPTHSPKEVSPSSPGKRRAKPLKPERAGVQSSPVVSVSSSMTSLSSVTSDMVHQDIQRNTTPSETLKCSPLLTTVKNKVTPTHPNIALRELFNIPPPPKVKAPSPPPPETWIHNKRTLELLCGPGPNPHKLHQLQKQQKDSSISKNLNINSTQIHQQMIPKTQKTEEIKTATQVENKEAVKEQNESMSPQVHEQTMAEPPDVRHNGSPRLLHELESPETITEVNQIIRLQEKRTVEDQKEKGSQTLPTTKVPTIKVDQSMLSQTNCEVKTNAEIVSTSPPRNDETNERHLNHKPMKTLGIVVPDVNGISPPPSPPPEHHPPPPPIKKLSASSVSIPPSKEEDEQKLETEEQMTFLESSWPPPPPPMEESTDLLFEETDELDFPPPPPSFIHEPLSEISVNCHEESCEQQADTELVSSNASEMDSSPDQDSEMHIILQKRTLQNVMDNIQLDKPCNVSDFSVDQIGTENTTVASPKLSFLLPDELVQGEDSSEHASPNTPVDSNVPLAPPLPVENQSVVNLRSQCSLVNKDNRSKELLGRHKSTPIPKEDANIPLVTPSLLQMVRLRSVNVGEEQISNDHKPSAETTTNEDHSITSQATPQKPIRKSLALKSNSPAKSSPASATVPSMRLQEAIRMKTAAMSSSGVPAMLNLRVSSTSTASSPVQSPKTPDGCDLLKSPASTASFIFSKSTKKVIIETPSSPEVQASLKQSLAAEIMQVSDQAKMITNGTKKAIKVPPPVAKKPVHGTNPPNKTENATPDMTEILTNKQIMRVEVNGQSDPVHPAGQRAQSLGSKEQARSTETAC from the exons GCCAAAAGCAGGATGAGCAAAGAAAGCTGACTGTACATTACACGGCCTCCCAGCACTACCAGGAGAATGTGTTCATAGAAGGGAGCAGACCACAGTACCTGGAAGACCTGCATACAGAGGCCCGGGAGGGACTGAAGATACTACAACAGGAGG AGAACAAAAATGGTGTGGACTTTCAGGATGATCAGACTGAG CCAGAGGAAGACACAAGCTCAAAAGAAAGAGATGAATCACTTGAGACTGATAGCACTGCTGGGCACTCCGTCATTTCAGCGTCGACTGTCTCAGCAGTCTCCTCGCATGCAGTGCTTACGCGTCAAG GTTCCACATTTAAGCCCTTGAACCCAGTTAATCGACTGGACAAGACCAAGAGGAGAAGTAGAAGAACAACTATCATGGGCATACCACAGCAAGTTCAAAGAGAATTGG ATATGGCAAGAGGAACTAACCTGCAGCAGCTTCCAAACAGAGAACGTGATGAAGATGATTCATCTGGCACAGTTGTCATCCCAACAATTGATGGAGAGCTCCCTTCAGTAAATCATGAAGGAGCTCGTGTACACCTGCAGAACATTGAAGTCCTTCAGACATCAAGAGATGAGGAGTTCCTAATAAACCACATCCATTCTGTCTATCAAGATGAGTTAAACCGAAAGCTTGGGCTAGGAGCATGCCTTACACAGAGGCCTAAGTCTCTTGCTGTGCCAGGGATGACCACTTCCTCTTTCCTGCATGAGCCTCAAGGTCCTGTTATGTCTATTTCACCACAGGCAACGTATTTATCCAAGATTATTCCGAATGCAATTCTGCCTGCTGGAATAGATATCATTGAAATTAATAATGATCACAGCCGACGCAGTGCCAGTACAGTCAGCAAGAGTAGTTTAGCATCAGCTAGCCCAGCTTCTTCACGTTCTGGAGGTGGGACAAATCAAGGTCCACTTACCGCTAGCTCCAACAAGAGCCATTCGCAATCATCTGAGACTGTCGTCTCCAACTCCTCTACAATATCTTCAAAAGGAAGGTGTCTACCAACCTTTTCTGCAGACAGCACCAAAGAAGTTTCAGAATTAATCCCAAAGGACATGAGTGTTACAAGCTCAAGCAGTTGGAAAAGTTCTGACAGTAAAGATACAAACCACATACCGGACCACAAGGAGTTGGGTGATGCAGGGGACAATGTTAGAAACAGCCATTCATTCTCTCGTAGTCTTTCTGTAATGAAGACAAAACTACCACCAGCACCACCTCAAAGAACCTTTTCCCTCCACCATGAAAAACTTAAGTGGAGATCTAGGGAACGGGTAGACATAAAAGATCTCAAAGATATAGCACCAAATGATGAGCAAACATGTAGAGGACTTAGCAGTTCAAAAGATCATCAGTCCACTAATAACGAGAAGAATTCTGTCCATTCTTCTGTGCTCAGCTCATTAAGAGATTTCCAGACATCTGTGGAATCTAGCCCACTTAGTCCCGATCAAGCTTTTACTGGAAGTCATGTTGGAATAAATAACTCAGCCCCAAAGAAAACTGGAGAATGCGATGAAAACAAATTTGATAGGACTTTATCTCCTTCTAGTGGATACTCAAGTCAAAGTGGGACGCCTACACATTCCCCTAAAGAGGTTAGTCCTTCCTCACCTGGAAAGAGAAGAGCTAAGCCTTTAAAACCAGAGAGAGCAGGTGTACAGAGCTCACCAGTGGTTTCAGTCTCTTCATCAATGACATCTCTGTCTTCAGTCACATCGGATATGGTGCATCAGGACATTCAAAGAAACACCACCCCATCAGAGACACTGAAGTGCTCCCCTCTGCTTACAACAGTGAAAAACAAGGTAACACCCACACATCCAAATATTGCTCTTAGGGAACTGTTCAACATTCCCCCTCCACCCAAGGTAAAAGCCCCATCACCCCCACCCCCTGAAACCTGGATTCACAATAAACGCACACTTGAACTATTATGTGGCCCAGGTCCAAACCCCCATAAGTTACATCAGcttcaaaaacagcaaaaagaTTCATCAATAAGTAAAAATCTAAACATAAATTCAACGCAAATCCATCAACAAATGATCCCAAAGACACAGAAAACAGAGGAAATTAAGACCGCGACCCAAGTGGAGAACAAAGAAGCTGTAAAAGAACAAAATGAGTCCATGTCACCACAAGTGCATGAACAAACAATGGCAGAACCTCCAGATGTGAGGCATAATGGAAGCCCAAGATTACTTCATGAACTAGAAAGTCCAGAAACAATTACAGAGGTTAACCAGATCATTCGTTTACAAGAGAAGAGAACTGTAGAGGATCAAAAGGAAAAAGGAAGTCAAACACTTCCTACAACAAAGGTACCAACTATCAAAGTTGATCAAAGTATGCTGTCACAAACAAACTGTGAAGTCAAAACAAATGCTGAAATCGTGAGCACATCTCCCCCAAGGAATGATGAAACCAATGAGAGGCATTTGAATCATAAACCAATGAAAACCCTTGGTATAGTAGTGCCTGATGTCAATGGCATTTCTCCACCTCCTTCTCCACCTCCAGAACATCACCCTCCTCCACCACCTATTAAAAAGTTGTCAGCCTCCTCAGTGTCTATACCACCATCTAAAGAAGAAGATGAACAGAAGCTAGAAACAGAGGAGCAGATGACTTTCCTGGAGTCTTCTTGgcctccaccaccaccaccaatgGAAGAGTCCACTGACTTGCTGTTTGAGGAAACCGATGAACTTGACTTCCCCCCACCACCTCCTTCATTCATACATGAACCCCTCTCAGAGATATCTGTCAATTGCCATGAAGAATCCTGTGAACAGCAAGCCGATACAGAATTGGTTTCATCTAATGCTTCGGAAATGGACAGTAGTCCAGACCAAGACTCAGAAATGCATATTATTCTCCAAAAAAGAACTCTACAAAATGTAATGGACAATATACAACTAGATAAGCCTTGTAATGTTTCAGACTTCTCGGTGGACCAAATTGGCACAGAAAACACAACTGTAGCCTCTCCTAAATTATCCTTTTTATTACCAGATGAACTTGTACAAGGGGAAGATTCATCAGAGCATGCATCACCTAACACCCCAGTAGATTCCAATGTGCCACTTGCACCTCCGCTTCCAGTGGAAAACCAATCTGTTGTTAACTTACGAAGCCAATGTAGCCTTGTAAACAAAGACAACCGGAGCAAAGAACTGTTGGGTCGACACAAAAGCACCCCTATTCCAAAGGAAGATGCCAACATTCCACTTGTCACACCTTCCTTGCTTCAGATGGTGCGACTACGATCTGTAAATGTTGGGGAAGAGCAAATAAGCAATGACCACAAACCAAGTGCCGAGACCACAACAAATGAGGATCACAGTATTACTAGTCAAGCAACACCACAAAAGCCTATTCGCAAATCTTTGGCTTTGAAATCCAACTCACCTGCCAAGTCATCTCCTGCTTCTGCCACAGTACCATCTATGCGTCTTCAAGAGGCTATACGTATGAAGACAGCTGCTATGTCCTCCAGCGGAGTACCTGCAATGCTCAATCTACGCGTATCCTCAACTAGCACTGCTAGTTCACCTGTGCAGTCCCCTAAAACACCAGACGGCTGTGACTTACTTAAGTCCCCTGCATCTACAGCCAGTTTTATATTCTCCAAAAGCACAAAAAAGGTGATCATTGAAACACCTTCTTCGCCTGAGGTCCAAGCAAGCCTCAAACAGAGTCTTGCAGCTGAGATAATGCAGGTTTCTGACCAAGCCAAGATGATTACAAATGGAACCAAAAAAGCTATTAAGGTACCGCCACCTGTTGCTAAGAAACCAGTGCATGGAACAAATCCTCCCAACAAGACAGAAAACGCAACACCGGATATGACAGAGATCttgacaaataaacaaataatgagGGTTGAAGTTAATGGGCAGAGTGATCCAGTGCATCCTGCTGGCCAGCGAGCACAATCATTAGGGAGTAAAGAGCAAGCAA GAAGTACAGAGACTGCATGTTGA
- the nhsl3 gene encoding NHS-like protein 3 isoform X4 — protein MGNSNSKKKTQINLTSSHHARVKSIWHFRHVDKFKTGQKQDEQRKLTVHYTASQHYQENVFIEGSRPQYLEDLHTEAREGLKILQQEENKNGVDFQDDQTEPEEDTSSKERDESLETDSTAGHSVISASTVSAVSSHAVLTRQGSTFKPLNPVNRLDKTKRRSRRTTIMGIPQQVQRELDMARGTNLQQLPNRERDEDDSSGTVVIPTIDGELPSVNHEGARVHLQNIEVLQTSRDEEFLINHIHSVYQDELNRKLGLGACLTQRPKSLAVPGMTTSSFLHEPQGPVMSISPQATYLSKIIPNAILPAGIDIIEINNDHSRRSASTVSKSSLASASPASSRSGGGTNQGPLTASSNKSHSQSSETVVSNSSTISSKGRCLPTFSADSTKEVSELIPKDMSVTSSSSWKSSDSKDTNHIPDHKELGDAGDNVRNSHSFSRSLSVMKTKLPPAPPQRTFSLHHEKLKWRSRERVDIKDLKDIAPNDEQTCRGLSSSKDHQSTNNEKNSVHSSVLSSLRDFQTSVESSPLSPDQAFTGSHVGINNSAPKKTGECDENKFDRTLSPSSGYSSQSGTPTHSPKEVSPSSPGKRRAKPLKPERAGVQSSPVVSVSSSMTSLSSVTSDMVHQDIQRNTTPSETLKCSPLLTTVKNKVTPTHPNIALRELFNIPPPPKVKAPSPPPPETWIHNKRTLELLCGPGPNPHKLHQLQKQQKDSSISKNLNINSTQIHQQMIPKTQKTEEIKTATQVENKEAVKEQNESMSPQVHEQTMAEPPDVRHNGSPRLLHELESPETITEVNQIIRLQEKRTVEDQKEKGSQTLPTTKVPTIKVDQSMLSQTNCEVKTNAEIVSTSPPRNDETNERHLNHKPMKTLGIVVPDVNGISPPPSPPPEHHPPPPPIKKLSASSVSIPPSKEEDEQKLETEEQMTFLESSWPPPPPPMEESTDLLFEETDELDFPPPPPSFIHEPLSEISVNCHEESCEQQADTELVSSNASEMDSSPDQDSEMHIILQKRTLQNVMDNIQLDKPCNVSDFSVDQIGTENTTVASPKLSFLLPDELVQGEDSSEHASPNTPVDSNVPLAPPLPVENQSVVNLRSQCSLVNKDNRSKELLGRHKSTPIPKEDANIPLVTPSLLQMVRLRSVNVGEEQISNDHKPSAETTTNEDHSITSQATPQKPIRKSLALKSNSPAKSSPASATVPSMRLQEAIRMKTAAMSSSGVPAMLNLRVSSTSTASSPVQSPKTPDGCDLLKSPASTASFIFSKSTKKVIIETPSSPEVQASLKQSLAAEIMQVSDQAKMITNGTKKAIKVPPPVAKKPVHGTNPPNKTENATPDMTEILTNKQIMRVEVNGQSDPVHPAGQRAQSLGSKEQARSTETAC, from the exons GCCAAAAGCAGGATGAGCAAAGAAAGCTGACTGTACATTACACGGCCTCCCAGCACTACCAGGAGAATGTGTTCATAGAAGGGAGCAGACCACAGTACCTGGAAGACCTGCATACAGAGGCCCGGGAGGGACTGAAGATACTACAACAGGAGG AGAACAAAAATGGTGTGGACTTTCAGGATGATCAGACTGAG CCAGAGGAAGACACAAGCTCAAAAGAAAGAGATGAATCACTTGAGACTGATAGCACTGCTGGGCACTCCGTCATTTCAGCGTCGACTGTCTCAGCAGTCTCCTCGCATGCAGTGCTTACGCGTCAAG GTTCCACATTTAAGCCCTTGAACCCAGTTAATCGACTGGACAAGACCAAGAGGAGAAGTAGAAGAACAACTATCATGGGCATACCACAGCAAGTTCAAAGAGAATTGG ATATGGCAAGAGGAACTAACCTGCAGCAGCTTCCAAACAGAGAACGTGATGAAGATGATTCATCTGGCACAGTTGTCATCCCAACAATTGATGGAGAGCTCCCTTCAGTAAATCATGAAGGAGCTCGTGTACACCTGCAGAACATTGAAGTCCTTCAGACATCAAGAGATGAGGAGTTCCTAATAAACCACATCCATTCTGTCTATCAAGATGAGTTAAACCGAAAGCTTGGGCTAGGAGCATGCCTTACACAGAGGCCTAAGTCTCTTGCTGTGCCAGGGATGACCACTTCCTCTTTCCTGCATGAGCCTCAAGGTCCTGTTATGTCTATTTCACCACAGGCAACGTATTTATCCAAGATTATTCCGAATGCAATTCTGCCTGCTGGAATAGATATCATTGAAATTAATAATGATCACAGCCGACGCAGTGCCAGTACAGTCAGCAAGAGTAGTTTAGCATCAGCTAGCCCAGCTTCTTCACGTTCTGGAGGTGGGACAAATCAAGGTCCACTTACCGCTAGCTCCAACAAGAGCCATTCGCAATCATCTGAGACTGTCGTCTCCAACTCCTCTACAATATCTTCAAAAGGAAGGTGTCTACCAACCTTTTCTGCAGACAGCACCAAAGAAGTTTCAGAATTAATCCCAAAGGACATGAGTGTTACAAGCTCAAGCAGTTGGAAAAGTTCTGACAGTAAAGATACAAACCACATACCGGACCACAAGGAGTTGGGTGATGCAGGGGACAATGTTAGAAACAGCCATTCATTCTCTCGTAGTCTTTCTGTAATGAAGACAAAACTACCACCAGCACCACCTCAAAGAACCTTTTCCCTCCACCATGAAAAACTTAAGTGGAGATCTAGGGAACGGGTAGACATAAAAGATCTCAAAGATATAGCACCAAATGATGAGCAAACATGTAGAGGACTTAGCAGTTCAAAAGATCATCAGTCCACTAATAACGAGAAGAATTCTGTCCATTCTTCTGTGCTCAGCTCATTAAGAGATTTCCAGACATCTGTGGAATCTAGCCCACTTAGTCCCGATCAAGCTTTTACTGGAAGTCATGTTGGAATAAATAACTCAGCCCCAAAGAAAACTGGAGAATGCGATGAAAACAAATTTGATAGGACTTTATCTCCTTCTAGTGGATACTCAAGTCAAAGTGGGACGCCTACACATTCCCCTAAAGAGGTTAGTCCTTCCTCACCTGGAAAGAGAAGAGCTAAGCCTTTAAAACCAGAGAGAGCAGGTGTACAGAGCTCACCAGTGGTTTCAGTCTCTTCATCAATGACATCTCTGTCTTCAGTCACATCGGATATGGTGCATCAGGACATTCAAAGAAACACCACCCCATCAGAGACACTGAAGTGCTCCCCTCTGCTTACAACAGTGAAAAACAAGGTAACACCCACACATCCAAATATTGCTCTTAGGGAACTGTTCAACATTCCCCCTCCACCCAAGGTAAAAGCCCCATCACCCCCACCCCCTGAAACCTGGATTCACAATAAACGCACACTTGAACTATTATGTGGCCCAGGTCCAAACCCCCATAAGTTACATCAGcttcaaaaacagcaaaaagaTTCATCAATAAGTAAAAATCTAAACATAAATTCAACGCAAATCCATCAACAAATGATCCCAAAGACACAGAAAACAGAGGAAATTAAGACCGCGACCCAAGTGGAGAACAAAGAAGCTGTAAAAGAACAAAATGAGTCCATGTCACCACAAGTGCATGAACAAACAATGGCAGAACCTCCAGATGTGAGGCATAATGGAAGCCCAAGATTACTTCATGAACTAGAAAGTCCAGAAACAATTACAGAGGTTAACCAGATCATTCGTTTACAAGAGAAGAGAACTGTAGAGGATCAAAAGGAAAAAGGAAGTCAAACACTTCCTACAACAAAGGTACCAACTATCAAAGTTGATCAAAGTATGCTGTCACAAACAAACTGTGAAGTCAAAACAAATGCTGAAATCGTGAGCACATCTCCCCCAAGGAATGATGAAACCAATGAGAGGCATTTGAATCATAAACCAATGAAAACCCTTGGTATAGTAGTGCCTGATGTCAATGGCATTTCTCCACCTCCTTCTCCACCTCCAGAACATCACCCTCCTCCACCACCTATTAAAAAGTTGTCAGCCTCCTCAGTGTCTATACCACCATCTAAAGAAGAAGATGAACAGAAGCTAGAAACAGAGGAGCAGATGACTTTCCTGGAGTCTTCTTGgcctccaccaccaccaccaatgGAAGAGTCCACTGACTTGCTGTTTGAGGAAACCGATGAACTTGACTTCCCCCCACCACCTCCTTCATTCATACATGAACCCCTCTCAGAGATATCTGTCAATTGCCATGAAGAATCCTGTGAACAGCAAGCCGATACAGAATTGGTTTCATCTAATGCTTCGGAAATGGACAGTAGTCCAGACCAAGACTCAGAAATGCATATTATTCTCCAAAAAAGAACTCTACAAAATGTAATGGACAATATACAACTAGATAAGCCTTGTAATGTTTCAGACTTCTCGGTGGACCAAATTGGCACAGAAAACACAACTGTAGCCTCTCCTAAATTATCCTTTTTATTACCAGATGAACTTGTACAAGGGGAAGATTCATCAGAGCATGCATCACCTAACACCCCAGTAGATTCCAATGTGCCACTTGCACCTCCGCTTCCAGTGGAAAACCAATCTGTTGTTAACTTACGAAGCCAATGTAGCCTTGTAAACAAAGACAACCGGAGCAAAGAACTGTTGGGTCGACACAAAAGCACCCCTATTCCAAAGGAAGATGCCAACATTCCACTTGTCACACCTTCCTTGCTTCAGATGGTGCGACTACGATCTGTAAATGTTGGGGAAGAGCAAATAAGCAATGACCACAAACCAAGTGCCGAGACCACAACAAATGAGGATCACAGTATTACTAGTCAAGCAACACCACAAAAGCCTATTCGCAAATCTTTGGCTTTGAAATCCAACTCACCTGCCAAGTCATCTCCTGCTTCTGCCACAGTACCATCTATGCGTCTTCAAGAGGCTATACGTATGAAGACAGCTGCTATGTCCTCCAGCGGAGTACCTGCAATGCTCAATCTACGCGTATCCTCAACTAGCACTGCTAGTTCACCTGTGCAGTCCCCTAAAACACCAGACGGCTGTGACTTACTTAAGTCCCCTGCATCTACAGCCAGTTTTATATTCTCCAAAAGCACAAAAAAGGTGATCATTGAAACACCTTCTTCGCCTGAGGTCCAAGCAAGCCTCAAACAGAGTCTTGCAGCTGAGATAATGCAGGTTTCTGACCAAGCCAAGATGATTACAAATGGAACCAAAAAAGCTATTAAGGTACCGCCACCTGTTGCTAAGAAACCAGTGCATGGAACAAATCCTCCCAACAAGACAGAAAACGCAACACCGGATATGACAGAGATCttgacaaataaacaaataatgagGGTTGAAGTTAATGGGCAGAGTGATCCAGTGCATCCTGCTGGCCAGCGAGCACAATCATTAGGGAGTAAAGAGCAAGCAA GAAGTACAGAGACTGCATGTTGA